The genome window ATATTGGCACTAGTGATTTCTATCTTCGGTGCCTCATGGTTAAATCAGCGAGCTACGGAAAAATTAATTGATCAATTAGAGAAAAGATTTGATCAACGATTAGGAGCAATAGAACAAAGGTTGGATAGAATTGAACGCCAACTCGAAGCTGTCTTCAAACCTGTCTTACCACCTCGAACCTAAAAACCGTTTGGAATTTAGTGAGCAATCCTGAAAAGCGTAAGAGCCGTTCCCACACTAGGCAGGCGTTGAAAGCTCTGCTCAATGGACGACTCAAACGAAAGCCTGCGTGATTGGCAAAATCAGCAGTTGTGCGGCTCATTCGCGGATTTTGGTTAATCCATAAACCGCATATCGCATCAGGAAGCGAATTTGCAATCAATGGCGAAGCGTCCAATCAGCATGGTGAAGGCGCCTTTGTCGGGCAGGTTAATCCAGAATGAGCGAATCGCTCCGCGCCGGTTGCCGCGCTGGGCTTTGGCGCTGCCGACCAATCGCCCGTTTGCCGCGACATAAAATTTGACCTCCAGAGTTTCATCATCTACACGTTGAGAGCCGAAGACATATTCGCCGCGTGGCAAAGTAAAATCGCCAACCTGAATCGGTGTTTGCACGGTCAGAAAGTGCGAGTATTTTCCTTCGGCGGCATATCCCGCGGTAATCATTAAAATGCCGGCGATGAATTTGCCGCGCCCGTCGGTGATGCCTGCGGCAGTGCGAAATTCGGTTTCAATGCGCTCTTTTTCAACCGGCGCGCGCGCTGGCAAAACGACTTTCAATTCTTTTTCAGAAGCCTGTCGCCAATTGTTTTGAGCCATGACCGGCATGCAAAAAATTACCAGGAGAAAAAAATGCGATGTTCTGATGAAAAGCTTCATATCTACCCTCAAACTTTTATGAATTATTAATCCAGATGAATGATGCCGTGTTGCAGAGCATAGGTTGTCGCCTGCGTGCGGTCATTGACGCCGAGTTTACTTAAAATATTATTGATGTGAATTTTGATGGTGCCTTCGGCAACCCCTAAATCCGCAGCAATCATTTTATTGCTCTTGCCTCTGGCAATTAATTTCAAAACTTCCAACTCTCTGGCGCTCAATTCCGAACGAAACATGCGCTCGGCAAGACGGTTGGCAATTTCGGGAGGAATCCGCCGCCCACCCGCGTGAACCGTTCGTATGGCATCAATCAAACTATCGCCCAGCATATCTTTTAAAAGGTAAGCGCGCGCGCCTGCCTGTAAAGCCCGATAAATATCTTCGTCGCCGTCAAAGGTGGTAAGCACGATAAACCGGCTGTTGGGAAATTCCTGACGAATTGTGGCGATGGCTTCAACACCCTGGATTTGCGGCATACGCAAATCCATCAAGGTGACATCCGGTTGATGTTGACGAAACAGTTCAATTGCCTGCTGCCCGTTGGTCGCTTCGGCAATCACGCACATATCCGATTGGGTATTAATCATTGCTGCCAGCCCCATGCGAACAACGAAATGGTCGTCAACGATTAAGATGCGTATCGGCTTTTCTTTGCTCATAACCCACGCCCTGTTTGACTCACCAAAGATTTTTGATAATTCAATCGCGACTTGCAACGCCAGATTTATTTTACCGGAACCACGGCAATCACTTCGGTGCCGCTGCCCGGTGCGGTTTGAAATCGCAATTCGCCTTTTAACCATTCAATGCGTTCGCGCATGCCGATTAAACCGAAATGACCTTCATCTGCCGAGGCTACATTTTTACAATCAAATCCGCAACCATCGTCAATCACCCGCAAACGCACAAGGTCTGGTTCATACGCGAGTTCAATTTTGATGGTTTGGGGTTTGGCATGTTTGAGCGCATTGGTGATGGCTTCCTGCCCGATTCTGAGCAGATTATTTTCCAAACTGCTTGAAAGGGTTTGCGGCACACCGCTAACCCTAACCTCGGTCTCAACCGCCGACCCTTGGGATAATTGTTTAGCGGTTTCCGACAATGCCGCCGCGAGGTCACTTTTTTCAAGCGCCTGCGGGCGCAAATTCCAAACCGAACGGCGCGCTTCGGCAAGGCTGTGGGTGACCATCTTCTGGGCAACATCGAGATGGTGTTGCGCCAATTGCGGCGAT of Acidobacteriota bacterium contains these proteins:
- a CDS encoding response regulator transcription factor encodes the protein MSKEKPIRILIVDDHFVVRMGLAAMINTQSDMCVIAEATNGQQAIELFRQHQPDVTLMDLRMPQIQGVEAIATIRQEFPNSRFIVLTTFDGDEDIYRALQAGARAYLLKDMLGDSLIDAIRTVHAGGRRIPPEIANRLAERMFRSELSARELEVLKLIARGKSNKMIAADLGVAEGTIKIHINNILSKLGVNDRTQATTYALQHGIIHLD